A stretch of Candidatus Dojkabacteria bacterium DNA encodes these proteins:
- a CDS encoding isoprenylcysteine carboxylmethyltransferase family protein: protein MPNTQNSILNRSLVRVFIYAIVFFLIQFFSSQYEGPTWLETVGIIMFFLGITMYTIGLNNLSIQTAFFESSKTLVTTGIYSIVRHPLYTAVAITYLGAGIWNQSIAGILTTLFILIPVLFYFAREEEKDLITRFGEDYINYKKKTLF from the coding sequence ATGCCTAATACCCAGAATTCAATCTTAAATCGGTCACTGGTCCGTGTTTTTATTTATGCAATAGTCTTTTTTCTAATCCAGTTCTTTAGTTCTCAATATGAAGGGCCCACATGGCTCGAAACCGTCGGAATAATAATGTTTTTCCTTGGAATTACAATGTATACCATTGGCTTAAATAATCTTTCAATTCAAACTGCTTTTTTTGAAAGTTCCAAAACCCTTGTTACCACCGGAATTTACTCAATTGTAAGACATCCGTTATACACAGCTGTTGCCATAACCTATCTCGGAGCAGGAATTTGGAATCAATCAATTGCCGGAATCCTGACCACCTTATTTATTCTAATTCCGGTGTTATTTTACTTTGCAAGAGAAGAAGAAAAAGACCTTATTACCCGTTTTGGTGAGGACTACATTAATTATAAAAAGAAAACACTTTTTTAA
- a CDS encoding 3'-5' exonuclease, translating to MRLFDGTDNFVVVDVETTGLSYSDARVIEIGAVKVEHGNVTAKFDKLIKTVDDISLGTTLLTGITQEEFDQNAKDPVKAIKEFRDFIEDFVFIAHNVYFDFDFVNSEFYRYDQPIVVAPRLCSVRVARKGMPYLPSYKLGFLKDYMGLKFRSHRGLDDAMVALEIVNRYGDLVPLDNTVVDDKRYGNIAVIPMFGKISGKKG from the coding sequence ATGAGACTTTTTGATGGAACAGACAATTTTGTGGTTGTTGACGTGGAAACCACTGGTCTTTCGTATTCAGACGCACGTGTAATTGAGATTGGTGCAGTAAAAGTTGAACATGGCAACGTAACAGCTAAATTTGATAAATTGATAAAAACGGTTGACGATATTTCTTTGGGCACAACACTTTTAACCGGTATTACTCAGGAGGAATTTGACCAAAATGCCAAGGATCCCGTTAAGGCTATTAAGGAGTTTCGTGATTTTATTGAAGATTTTGTGTTTATTGCGCACAATGTTTATTTTGATTTTGACTTTGTTAACTCGGAATTTTATAGATATGATCAACCAATTGTTGTTGCACCTAGGCTTTGCAGCGTAAGGGTTGCTCGTAAAGGCATGCCATACCTCCCCTCATATAAGCTTGGCTTTTTAAAAGATTATATGGGACTTAAGTTTAGATCCCACCGCGGGCTTGACGATGCTATGGTTGCACTTGAAATAGTAAATCGGTACGGCGATCTAGTGCCATTAGATAATACTGTAGTCGACGACAAGCGGTATGGAAATATCGCAGTGATTCCTATGTTTGGGAAAATATCCGGGAAAAAAGGCTAA